The window AGGCGCGGTTTTCGGAATTTTAGTTTCTGCATTCATCCTGATTCCCAATCTTGGACTCCAGGCAACCGTTCATGTTGGCGTTATGTTGAACGTGATAGTGGGCCTGGTTTGTTATCTCGCTGGGAAAACGCGCGGTCATGGAGTCGTACAGGTGGCGCCAAATTCAAAGGAGAAAAATCGACTGCTCTGGCTATATGGGATTTCCGGATTGCTGGCAATCGGCTATGAAGTGTTATGGACACGGTTGCTGGTTCTGCATCTGGGAAGCAGCGTCTATGCATATGCAATCATGCTTGCTGTTTTCCTAATCGGGATCAGCTCAGGTAGCTTTGTATCCGGAAAATGGCTGGCGTCGAGCGCCAGATCGCCTGTATCGCATTTTGCCATCATTCAAACAGCCTGGGCCTTCTCCATTCTTTTACAGATGGTGCAGTTTGCAAATCTCCCCAATACTCTTCTGAGACTTGCTCAGCCTTTTGGAGGGTTAACCGTCACAACGCAGTTCACCATCCTGTTTATCGCGGCGGTACAACTGCTGTTCTTGCCGACATTTCTATCCGGAGCTTTGTTTCCTCTTGTGGTCACTTGGATGTGGAAACAAGGAAAGACGATCCAGGAAGCGGTTGGACTTAGCTATAGCTACAACACAATAGGGGGTATCTTTGGTTCCATTCTTGCAGGATTTGTATTACTCCCTTTGTTCGGCACTCAGCTTTCTCTTCTGGTTTTGGCGGGAGGAAATCTTCTCCTGGGATTCATTGCGATCTTTCTGTATTCCGGAGAAATCAGGATCGCCGGCCACCACAAGTGGCTCGCCACAGCAGCTCTGATTCTGTTTCTCGCCATTTCGATAACTTTGCAAAGTCGCTTGAATGTTATCAGGAGCGCGGGCATTTTTCACTCCGATACAACTCCTGAACTCTTGCATGTGGAAGAGGATCCTACAGCCACGATAACAGTGGAAACGCGAATCCATTTGGGAACACGTTACCGTTCTCTATCCGTGAACGGCGTAAATGTGGCCGGAACTTCTCCCAACCTGATCACAATTCAAAAAATGCAGGCTCATGTTCCGATCATTTTATTCGGACCGTCAAAAAAGAAAGAGATCTTACATATCGGATTTGGGAGTGGCGGGACGGCTTATTCGGCGTCTCTTTACCCAAACAGCAAGATCACTGTTGTTGAGATTTCACCGGGTGTCGTTCGCAATGCGGACAACTACTTCGAGTCGGTAAATCATCGTGTAGCCAGATCCGGCCGATTGAATGTGATTTACTTCGATGGGCGAAGCTATCTGCAAAACACTACCAAAACCTATGATGTGATTCTTTCAGATTCCATCCATCCTCGCTATTCCGGCAACGGTTCTTTATACACAAAAGATTATTATGAGCTCGTCTACCAACAACTGAATCCGGGCGGAGTGCATTCTCAATGGATTCCGATCTATTCGGTTGCGCAACAAAATCTGCAGGAGATTCTGAAGGCCTTTTCCGATGTCTTTGAAGATTCCTGCGTCTGGTATGTGAATTCCACAATCAATCCTTACATCATCGTTACAGGCCGGAAACAAGCCCGCGGGATTTCTATCGCAGATATTCAAGATGCTTTCGGCATCCCTTCCGTCTCTCAGGATTTGAGAAGTGTCACCTTATTTAATGAATTGTATTTCCTGGATCATTTCCTGTTTGGAATGAAGGGATTGAAGCTTTATACGGGCGACGCCGAGCCTCACATAGATGATCGCCTGTCCGTTGAGTATGAAAGTTCACGCATTGTTAATAGACAACTTTCCTGGTGGTTCAATTTCCGCGATTTATTGAAAGCCAGGGAGCCTGTCTATGCCTATCTCTCTTCCCCCGATCTCCTGAACCATGTAAACTATGAGCGCTTTTATCAGGCTACTGAAGCAAATCTGGTTGGCCAGTTATACTTTGTCGGCGGTAAGCCTGCAGAAGCCAGAAAGGCGTTTGCGGATGCCATACAGAAAAATGGGATAGACCGGGAGCCTGTTGAATATTATCAGAAACAGTTCTAATCTCCGGTCAAATGAACCGCATATGGATCGTCCGGACAAGGTTGCCAGCACGCTCTCGCTTGTGATTCCCGCGTACAATGAAGAAAAGCGTCTGGACTCTCATGGTCACGCTTTCGAATATATTAGAAGTATCTTCCGAACCGTAGAAATCCTCTACGTAGACGATGGCAGCACAGATGGAACGTTTCTTCGGCTGCTTGACTATGAGAAGCAAAATCCGCATGTAAGGATTTTGCGGCACGAACGGAATCTTGGGAAAGGCAGAGCTGTACGGACAGGGATGGAGGCAGCAACGGGAGATCTGGTGCTTTTCTCCGATGTTGATTTTTCAACGCCGATCGAAGAAGTTCAAAAATTGCTTCACTGTATTCACAATGGTTTTGATGTTGCGTTTGGCAGCAGGGGCGTTCCTGGTTCGAATGTAGAGATTCGCCAATCCTTATTGCGCCAGGTAACGGGAAAGATTGGAAATGCGATTGTTCAAAGCCTCTTGCTTCTTCCTTATACAGATACTCAATGCGGATTTAAACTGTACAAGGCGGAAGCGCTTAAAATAATTCTACCCAGACTCACCGTGGATGGGTTTGCGTTTGATATGGAAATGCTTGCTGTCGCCCTTGCTCATGGTTTGAAAGTAGCGGAAGTTCCCGTGACGTGGAGGAATGTTTTAGACAGCAGAGTGCGAGCCATCCACAACCTGGAAGTATTACAAGATGTTCTCAGGATCCGTTACCGGATGGCAATGGGTTACTATTCCTGACACGTATATGAGCCGGCGCGGCCAGATGCTCCTTGTTGGAATCTCCAGCATTTTGATTCACTCTTTTGTTCTTTCTCAGATTCAGTCCATCCCATTCGTAAAATACTGGCATGCTGCTGAGCTTTTCCTTCAAAACAAATTGATTGGCGAAAGGATCCTGGATTTCAGCCCTCTGTATTTGTATTTCCATGTGCTTCTGGTCAAGCTCAAGGTGCCACAGGCTTTCCTCTTGTGGATTCAGATCTTTTGTGTTGCAGCATCAGCTGCTCTCCTGTATCAACTCTTATGTCGATACGTCCGCACCACTATTGCAGTCGCGGGAATAGGCGCTTTCATTCTGGATCGCAGTTTAATGGTTTACACACACACTTCCGAGCCGGAACCGGTTGTTCTGCTCTGGATCGTTGCAGCAACTTATCTCATTTCTCTTCAGACCGCCAGAGCAGCACTGTGGGGCGGACTCTGTTTCGGAATGGGCATTCTTACCAGACCAAATTTTGTTCCTGTGCTTCTTGCTGTTCCCTTTTTCTACAAAGTAAACTCCATCGACACAAGCTGGCGCAAAAAAACTCTCCTTTTTTTTGTGTCTTCGCTTTGCTGCCTTGTTGGTCTCTGGATTCGTAACGCGGCAGTCGTTGGATACTTCTCCCCGTTTGTTATGAACCCGGGAACCGCGCTGTATGAAGGAAATAACCCAAATTCCTGGGGAATGAGCTCGGTTTATCCACCCGTTTTGAACCAGCTGTCCGATCAATACGCGCGCCAACCTGATTATCACCATCAGCTATACCGTGATTTCGCAAGGCGCATCACCGGCAGAGATCTTACTTTACCTGAAGTAAACTCTTACTGGACCAGCAAGTCTATCCATTTCCTGATAGACCATCCCTCACGAACAATTTCCTTGCTTGCAACGAAAATCTTACATTTTTTTCATGCTTTTCAATGGCACGATCTCGCGAACGCTTATTTAGCAGAAATAGAAATCAAGCGAACATGGGTACTCGCAACTCCCTTTGCATTCGTGTCCGCTCTCGCGTTACTCGGGATGATCGTTTTGAGCGCACAATGGAAACGATATCTCATTTTTTATGCGGTATTTTTTAGCCAGTTCTTCTTTATGCTTTCCATCTACGTATCGGCGCGGCAGAGAATCTCCATCCTCTTTCTATTCATTCTCTTTGCCTGCGGAATGCTTGAATCTATCATTGCAAAGAAAAAGCTGTGGCTTGTGATTCCAGCGGCACTGCTTTTCCTGCCTTTATCCTTACCTACCGATTTGATGAGAGAAGAGAAGCATCTATGGGACAACATTAGACAATCCAATCGCCGGTTGGTTGACGCTTACAGTTTACGCAATCAAGGGAAACTCCTGGACGCCGCGCGGAGTTCGTCGCTTGCGCTTGCTATAGCTCCGTGGTTTTTGGATTCGCGACGGCCCGCGAATCTTCCATTCGGAGAGAATGGCTACGAACAAACAGCCTTGACCTTTTCCCGCCAAGACGATCCTGCCCTGCTCATGGATAAAGCTGTATTGCTGATTGAAGCGAACAAAATCGGTGATGCCAGAAAGATTCTTAACGAACTTTACAGGGCGGGTTACCGGCTCAAAAGAGACGATTATCAATCCTCCGAGTTACGCTTTTATATTGCCAGATGCGAGATCAAGAATAATCAACGCCGGCAAGCCATAACAACATTGCTGGAAGCCATTCAGAATTCGCCGGGAGATCCTTCCTCACTCGCCTATCTTGCCGCTTTAACGGGACAGAACAAATACAAACAGCAATTATTACGATATTTTGATGACATCGATGCTGCATTTTTTCTCGGGAAGGCATATCTTGAGACTTCGAATCCGGCCGCTGCAGTTCAGCAATTCCGCTATGTGACAGCGATGCTTCCGGAATTTCGGAAAGGATTTATTTACCTGGCTGCGGCATTAAGTGAGTCAGGAGAATACTCCGAAGCAGCAAAACACTACAGAAGAGCGATGTCTGTGCGCGCGGATCCTGTATTCATGGAAAAAGAGATTCTCAAACTGTTTGGAGAGCTTGCGCGACAAGAGCAGTCCGCGATTTCCTATTACTCTTACGGGTTTGTCTTGCGACAGTTTGGACATTTTCGAGAAGCGCTGGAGATGCAACAAAAAGCAATCACATTGGGTCAGGCCAATCAAAGCATCCAGGAAGAGATACGTAACCTCCAGAAAGTCATCGCAACCATTGAGAATAAAGCTGCAAATACTGCGCGGTGACTTGCGACCGGTCATACTTGTCACGCACAGTCTGCATCGCACTCATGCTCCATCGCATCCGGTCCGCCCGCGAATCCGCAGCCCTGCGCAATGCTTTACTCAAAGGTTCAATCGCCGCAGTTTCCACAAGCAGGCCCTGTTGATCCTGTTGGAGCAAATCGACCACTCCGCCGATTTCAGTTGCGATGCACGGAAGGCCGCAGCTCATAGCTTCCAGCAAAACATTCGGAAACCCTTCTTTTATGGAAGGGAGTACAAACACATTTGCTGCCTGATAGTAATCCAGGGGCTTTAGAGTGCTGCCATGAAATTGAATGTTAGGCAGCCCCTGACTCTCAGCCTGTTTTTTCAGACGCTCCTCTTCAGATCCCGAACCCACGATCCACAAAATCCCGCAAGGATCCATTCTCCACGCTTCCAGGAGGTAATCGACTCCTTTTCGTTTTTCAAGTCTTCCCAAAAAAAGAAAAACGACCTGATTTGAGGGAATGGAGAATCGTTTCCTGAGAACTTCTCTCCTTTCGGGCGAGGCTTTCGTAAATTTCACACTGTTCACAAAATTGGGGACGCAATGAATTTTGCTTTCGGGAACATTACAGGACGCAAGCTCCTCCTTCAGTTCCCTGCTGATTACGATCCAATGATCAATCCTTTTCAACCATCGTTTATAAAAACGATGCTTCAACGAGGATTTCGAAACAATTGTGTTCAAATCATCGCGCGTTGCGGGCTTTAAACACACTGGCCGGCCCAGAAGCGCAGCCAATCTCGCAGCGATCAACGAAAAACCCGTGACACCGTGTGCATGAAGCATGTCAAAGCGTTTTCTCTTCGCAAATAGAAACAAAGCCAGTCGAAAAAACAGGGTTATGCCTGAGCCTTCCAAACGATGAACAAGAAAACCGTTTCGAAATTCGCGTTTAGGGAAACTTCCGGCGGGATGGCTCACGATGCTCACAAGATTTCCTGTTTCTGTTAAAGACTGGGAAAGCTCAAGCGCCTGGCGCTCGTATCCACCTACTCGATCGACGGAAGGGACCACCATCATTAGAGCAAAACATTTTTGAGTGACCGGTGTTGCGGGTGATAAGTCTTTCAAGAAAAGAATTTTGTATAGCCTGAAAACTTTCTGAATTTTTTGCCCGAAGGAGGTGGGTTGATAGTAGTCCATCCCTTTTCACTGACTTATAACTGCGATAGATACCAGCGGATCGTTTTTGTGATCCCATCGCGGAAGGAGGTTTTGGAGCGCCAGCCGAATTCTTCAAATGCCCGGCTTGTATCTAAACAACGCCGCGGTTGCCCATCCGGTTTGGTATCATCCCATTGCACCGATCCTTCAAAGCCAACTGCTTCCTTAATCAAATCAACCAGCTCCCGAATGCTGATTTCTCCGCCTGAACCCAGATTGACCGGTTCAGTTTTCGAATAGGCCTCTGTAGCAGCAATGATTCCTTGAGCGGCATCTTCAACATACAGGAATTCGCGTGTTGCTCTTCCTGTTCCCCAGACGGTGACACTCGGCAAGGATTGAGTTTTGGCCTCTGCGCATTTACGAATCAAAGCGGGAATTACATGGGAAGTTTCGAGATCAAAATTGTCACGAGGCCCATAGAGATTTACGGGAATTAGATAAATGCCGGGAAATTCGAATTCCCGCCGGTAAGCTTGCAGCTGAACCAAAAGCATCTTTTTCGCCAGACCATAGGGAGCATTGGTCTCTTCGGGATAGCCGGCCCATAAATTTTGTTCCTGGAACGGAACCGGCGTGAATTTGGGATAGGAACAGACCGTGCCGATGCAAACCATCTTTTCGACCTGATACCGGCGCGCATATTCAATGATTTGAATTCCCATAATCGCACTATCGTAAAAAAACCGAGCCGGGTGCGCGCGATTCGCGCCAATGCCTCCCACCACACCTGCAAGATGAATTAACACATCCGGTTTGGCATCTTCAAATAATCGAATTAAGGAACTCGCTTCTCGGAGGTCGTACTCTTTGCTGCGTGGCACGAAAACATTTGCACAGCCTTTTTTTTGAAGCTGTTCCACTACAAAAGACCCAAGAAAACCTCCCCCACCTGTGACAGTTACCCGCTTGCCAGCCAGGTTCATGGCATTATTATATCTGCAATTCTCATCGACCACTTCTGGAATCAAGAACTGAAACTGCTTGCTGAAGGTATTCTTTCGATTTCAGGAACGCCTCGTGAAGCCGGTCCATTTCGTGATGCAATCGCTCCTTGCTGTTTTGGCGAAGCGCACGATTCAATCCAGGTAATTCAATTCCCGCGCATTCATTGTCAGGGGAGGGTCCCGCAACAACATTCCTGTAACGGAAAGGAACCGTTGTTTTACCTGGCTCTTCCGTAAAACTCAAACTCGCCTGGAGCAAAAAAGTGTTCATTCTTTTTCGATTCTCGGCGGAAATCCTGCGGATATCATCTGTCTCCAATTTTGCGCCAAGTGCGCCAACTTCTTTCACTGTTGCAATCAATTCGTTGATTTGTGCGGTCTGTTCCTTTCCTTGCATATTTTCCAGAAGTACCTTGGATAGTTGTTTCTCATAGTGAGTTGCAAATTCTGAAAAACGGAAGGGAAGGCGATCTTCATTGGTCAGCCTGATTGCATACAAAGCTAAGATACGTGAAAGATTGGCTGCGTAAGAATATCCAGGATCGCCGAATCGTTCCATCCACGTAAGGTTGTCGTAGATCGAATGGTACATCGGATAGTGGATTCCGTAATTGAGCTGTCCCAGTGGCACTCCTGCCAGATTAGAAAAAGGTATGGTGTCATCGCTGAAACCCGGCATGTCGTACTGTGTATGGAATTCGAGAACCGATTTCCCTGTATTGGGATCCGTGCAGTATTTCAAGACGTCGTCCAGCAATCCGCGGAGCCCGGGAAGAAGAGTTGCCGAAAAAACCGGTCCGCGAACGGAGTCCACAAAAAGCAGATTGGCAATTCCACCGCGGGCTTGTGGCAAGTGATGGTGAACCCAATTTGTAGAGCCGATCATTCCATATTCTTCGGCATCCCAAAAAGCGAACAGGATGTCCCGTTTTGGTTTCCAGCCGTTCTTTCGCAACTGCAACAACGCTTTCGCCGTTTCGAGCACCGCGGCCGTACCGGACCCAGGGTCAGAGGCGCCATAGATCCATGCATCATAATGACAACTCACCATCAGCGCTGGTTCTAACGTATTAGTACCTTCTATCCTTCCGAAAATATTCCGTATCTTTTTCGATTCACGGCGGCTTTGATACTGAATTCTCACACGAGCCGGTCCGGGCCCGATCGGGTAGGAATTGGACAACCAGCCTTTCCAGGCAGAGTTCGAGATTCCGTCCAGTCTTTGAAAAAGAAGCTCCGCCGCCTCGGTCGTAACCGGCAGTGCCGCTACAGTCGGTAATGTTGGTTCTCTTTCATCTTTTACTGCCGTAAATGGGTCGCCTGGATATACAAAGAATTTGAGCATGGAACCTCGCTGAGCTACCAGCGAATGAAGGCCGGGGCCACCCGGATAGGGTTGTTTTCTAAAACCGTGATCTTTCGGTTCCGGAAATAACAAAAGCCCTGATAATCCCTCTTCCTCCGCAATCATCTGTTTCATCCCACGGCAGCTCCCCTGCGCCCGCACAAGCGCAATCTTCCCGGCAACAGAAATGCCTTGTTGTTTCAGATATTCATAATCCGCTCGGTCTCCGTAGTTTGCGTAGATAATTTCTCCTTCGATATCGCTGTCCGGAATGTAAGCAAAATACGGCTTTTCCTGACCTGAAAGTGTTGTATAGGGGTCTTGCTGAAAAACCTTTTCCGAATACGGAATTTCCTGCGCGTCTGGAGCAGTCAGGAAAAGGGAACCGCTTCCTGGTTCCGGGAGTTCAACGGAATATTCGGTGGTTGAAACTGTAGCGCCACTCGATTGCAACTCTTTCATTATCCTATGGCCTACTGCGTGATTTTCAGGTGTGCCGGCCCGATGCGGTTTTGCCGCAAAAACCTTCATATTTGCTGCAATACTCTCACGAATGATCAGGTCTTCGAGATCATTCGCGTAGTTATCCAGAGCATTGCTTTTCCGGAAAAAAAAGAAGTAGACGCAGGCAGAGATCACGCAGAGAATCAGGAAGGAAAGAATTCTGGATCGCGTCACTGATGCTGAAAAGAACCCGAACGCCCGACAATTCCGAACGGTTCAATGGTAATGGTGCGAGCCGGATCAGCGATTACATATCCCAGTTTGTGCGCAGCGTAACCCGCGCGGCCTGCGATTTCAGTGATCCTGTTATATTGCGCTGAATCATCAGAAGTAACAACAGCAAAACCAATGCCCATGTTGAATACGCGGAACATTTCCTCGTTCGAGATGCGGCCCGCTTGCTGTAGAAAACGGAAGATGGGAGGGGGATCAGGAAATTTTTCGATGCGGTAACCCACGGGCGCCGCCGTGCGAATCAAATTAAATAAACCATCGCCAGTGATATGGAAGAGTCCTTTTATCTCCGCCTTCTTCATCATCTCCAGGATTTCTTTCACGTAGATTCTTGTGGGCCGAAGCAATTCCTCACCAAGCGTTTTTCCGAACTCTTCGACATACTGATGAACAGAAAAATGATTCGCTTCGAAACAGATCTTGCGGGCAAGAGTATATCCATTGCTGTGAAGGCCATTGCTTTCCAGGCCGATTAGAATATCTCCATCGTTCAAGTGCTGCCCGATTACAATTTTGTCCGGATCAACAGTGCCGATTGCTGTTCCAACAATGTCAAAACTGATTTTTCCCGGTTTTTGCGCAAGCAATCCAGCCACTTGAGCAATTTCACCACCGGAAAGATTGACGCCGGCCATTTCGCATCCCGCGTACAGTCCCCGGGCGACCTGCTCTAACAGTTTGGCGTTTGCTTCACTGACCGCGATGTAATCGACCATGGAAACAGGGGTCGCCCCCACGCACAGGATGTCGTTGACGTTCATCGCGACACAATCAATTCCGACAGTGTCGTACTTATCCATGGCTTCAGCAACCAGCAATTTGGTTCCTACACCATCTGTGGAAAAGGCAATGCCGAGAGGGTAACCCAGAGGGCGAAGATCAATTACGTTTGCAAAATAGCCGATCGGAAGCAGAGGACGGCACAGATTCAAGGAAAACGTTCGGGTTACATGCTCTAAAAGGCGACTTAAACTGTCTTCCTTTTTTTGCGCGTCAACGCCCGCGGATTTGTAATCCAGCATCCAGTCATTTTAGCGTAGTGGCAGAGCATTTGCTATTCTGCTCGAACAGATTCACTACTTCCAAGACACATCGACTAGCATGAACAAATCATCATTACAGCAAATGCTCTGCAGCAGTTTTGAAATATAAGCAGAGCATTTTGTGCCGATACAGAATTTCAAGCAAAATTCTAGTTTAGACTCCAAACTATTCATGTGCGCTGGATGGAAAATGCTCTGCCACTACGTTGAATCTGTGAAGAATTAAGCGTACCCATTCGGATGCGCTACCATCCACTTCCACGCGGAATCAATAATCGAGTTCAAATCCTGAAATTGCGGTTTCCATCCAAGCTCTTTTTGAATTCGGTCCGAAGAGGCAATGAG of the bacterium genome contains:
- a CDS encoding fused MFS/spermidine synthase, whose protein sequence is MQLSTALIYLFFFSSGFAALLYQVVWLKYLNLLFGSTTYATAAVVAAFMFGLSFGSRISTKFPRLYITSLKTYGLIEIGIGLFAISFPYMYSGFKIPFAWIFNLVGPQTFIYNLVTFALAFLVLLIPTSLMGATLPLLSHHLISEKNVTTGSGLLYAVNTTGAVFGILVSAFILIPNLGLQATVHVGVMLNVIVGLVCYLAGKTRGHGVVQVAPNSKEKNRLLWLYGISGLLAIGYEVLWTRLLVLHLGSSVYAYAIMLAVFLIGISSGSFVSGKWLASSARSPVSHFAIIQTAWAFSILLQMVQFANLPNTLLRLAQPFGGLTVTTQFTILFIAAVQLLFLPTFLSGALFPLVVTWMWKQGKTIQEAVGLSYSYNTIGGIFGSILAGFVLLPLFGTQLSLLVLAGGNLLLGFIAIFLYSGEIRIAGHHKWLATAALILFLAISITLQSRLNVIRSAGIFHSDTTPELLHVEEDPTATITVETRIHLGTRYRSLSVNGVNVAGTSPNLITIQKMQAHVPIILFGPSKKKEILHIGFGSGGTAYSASLYPNSKITVVEISPGVVRNADNYFESVNHRVARSGRLNVIYFDGRSYLQNTTKTYDVILSDSIHPRYSGNGSLYTKDYYELVYQQLNPGGVHSQWIPIYSVAQQNLQEILKAFSDVFEDSCVWYVNSTINPYIIVTGRKQARGISIADIQDAFGIPSVSQDLRSVTLFNELYFLDHFLFGMKGLKLYTGDAEPHIDDRLSVEYESSRIVNRQLSWWFNFRDLLKAREPVYAYLSSPDLLNHVNYERFYQATEANLVGQLYFVGGKPAEARKAFADAIQKNGIDREPVEYYQKQF
- a CDS encoding glycosyltransferase family 2 protein translates to MDRPDKVASTLSLVIPAYNEEKRLDSHGHAFEYIRSIFRTVEILYVDDGSTDGTFLRLLDYEKQNPHVRILRHERNLGKGRAVRTGMEAATGDLVLFSDVDFSTPIEEVQKLLHCIHNGFDVAFGSRGVPGSNVEIRQSLLRQVTGKIGNAIVQSLLLLPYTDTQCGFKLYKAEALKIILPRLTVDGFAFDMEMLAVALAHGLKVAEVPVTWRNVLDSRVRAIHNLEVLQDVLRIRYRMAMGYYS
- a CDS encoding glycosyltransferase family 4 protein; translation: MDYYQPTSFGQKIQKVFRLYKILFLKDLSPATPVTQKCFALMMVVPSVDRVGGYERQALELSQSLTETGNLVSIVSHPAGSFPKREFRNGFLVHRLEGSGITLFFRLALFLFAKRKRFDMLHAHGVTGFSLIAARLAALLGRPVCLKPATRDDLNTIVSKSSLKHRFYKRWLKRIDHWIVISRELKEELASCNVPESKIHCVPNFVNSVKFTKASPERREVLRKRFSIPSNQVVFLFLGRLEKRKGVDYLLEAWRMDPCGILWIVGSGSEEERLKKQAESQGLPNIQFHGSTLKPLDYYQAANVFVLPSIKEGFPNVLLEAMSCGLPCIATEIGGVVDLLQQDQQGLLVETAAIEPLSKALRRAADSRADRMRWSMSAMQTVRDKYDRSQVTAQYLQLYSQWLR
- a CDS encoding GDP-L-fucose synthase; amino-acid sequence: MNLAGKRVTVTGGGGFLGSFVVEQLQKKGCANVFVPRSKEYDLREASSLIRLFEDAKPDVLIHLAGVVGGIGANRAHPARFFYDSAIMGIQIIEYARRYQVEKMVCIGTVCSYPKFTPVPFQEQNLWAGYPEETNAPYGLAKKMLLVQLQAYRREFEFPGIYLIPVNLYGPRDNFDLETSHVIPALIRKCAEAKTQSLPSVTVWGTGRATREFLYVEDAAQGIIAATEAYSKTEPVNLGSGGEISIRELVDLIKEAVGFEGSVQWDDTKPDGQPRRCLDTSRAFEEFGWRSKTSFRDGITKTIRWYLSQL
- a CDS encoding M28 family peptidase, translated to MTRSRILSFLILCVISACVYFFFFRKSNALDNYANDLEDLIIRESIAANMKVFAAKPHRAGTPENHAVGHRIMKELQSSGATVSTTEYSVELPEPGSGSLFLTAPDAQEIPYSEKVFQQDPYTTLSGQEKPYFAYIPDSDIEGEIIYANYGDRADYEYLKQQGISVAGKIALVRAQGSCRGMKQMIAEEEGLSGLLLFPEPKDHGFRKQPYPGGPGLHSLVAQRGSMLKFFVYPGDPFTAVKDEREPTLPTVAALPVTTEAAELLFQRLDGISNSAWKGWLSNSYPIGPGPARVRIQYQSRRESKKIRNIFGRIEGTNTLEPALMVSCHYDAWIYGASDPGSGTAAVLETAKALLQLRKNGWKPKRDILFAFWDAEEYGMIGSTNWVHHHLPQARGGIANLLFVDSVRGPVFSATLLPGLRGLLDDVLKYCTDPNTGKSVLEFHTQYDMPGFSDDTIPFSNLAGVPLGQLNYGIHYPMYHSIYDNLTWMERFGDPGYSYAANLSRILALYAIRLTNEDRLPFRFSEFATHYEKQLSKVLLENMQGKEQTAQINELIATVKEVGALGAKLETDDIRRISAENRKRMNTFLLQASLSFTEEPGKTTVPFRYRNVVAGPSPDNECAGIELPGLNRALRQNSKERLHHEMDRLHEAFLKSKEYLQQAVSVLDSRSGR
- the purM gene encoding phosphoribosylformylglycinamidine cyclo-ligase, whose product is MLDYKSAGVDAQKKEDSLSRLLEHVTRTFSLNLCRPLLPIGYFANVIDLRPLGYPLGIAFSTDGVGTKLLVAEAMDKYDTVGIDCVAMNVNDILCVGATPVSMVDYIAVSEANAKLLEQVARGLYAGCEMAGVNLSGGEIAQVAGLLAQKPGKISFDIVGTAIGTVDPDKIVIGQHLNDGDILIGLESNGLHSNGYTLARKICFEANHFSVHQYVEEFGKTLGEELLRPTRIYVKEILEMMKKAEIKGLFHITGDGLFNLIRTAAPVGYRIEKFPDPPPIFRFLQQAGRISNEEMFRVFNMGIGFAVVTSDDSAQYNRITEIAGRAGYAAHKLGYVIADPARTITIEPFGIVGRSGSFQHQ